Part of the Aquimarina sp. MAR_2010_214 genome is shown below.
AGTAGTGGCAATGCCTGAACTTCCTATGACAGACCGTGGTAAAATCGATAAAACAAAATTAATGAATCTGATCCCTCTTAAAAAAGAACAAGAAGAAAAAGCAACAAACATAACAATAGATCAAAAACCTATAGAAAATGATGAAATTCCTAATTTAGAAATAGTACAGTTACCTCCTCAAAAAAAATCATTTAGCAGAATGTGGAAAGGAGAAAAGTTAATGCACTACTATCGCTTATTTGCATTGCTTTTAATAGCAAACATTGGAATAATGATCTATGGAGTAACGGAGGGTAATTGGTGGTCTCAGCAAGAAATGCGTCTAGATATTATATCTAAAATTACACTAATTAATTTTACAATAGGAATCCTTATCAGACAACAATATATCATTAATTTCCTGTTTTGGGTAGCAACCAGTATTCCTACAAACTGGCCTTTGTCTATAAGAAGAAGAGCTGGGAAAATATATCATTTTGGAGGAATTCATATCGGAGGAACGGTAAATGGAACCCTTTGGTTTATAGTGTTTATGGGATCCTTGTACTATGATTTTTTTAATCCTCAAAATGAAACTTCTAAAGACATTTCATTGTTATGGGTAACTACCATGCTTACAGGAATTTTGGTTTTTATGATTATTATGGCTTTGCCAAAATTAAGAGCAAAATTTCATAATAGTTTCGAAAAAACTCATCGATTTGGTGGATGGACGGCACTAGTACTATTTTGGGTGCAAACCATGCTTATATTAAGTGAGAATGGTTCAGAACAACCCTTTTTAGAAAATTTACTCCACTCTTTCAGTTTTTGGGCATTAACACTAATAACAATTAGTATAATATTACCATGGTTAAGGCTAAAAAAAGTGGAAGTCGATATAACAAGACCATCAAATCACGTTATTCTGGCAAGATTCAATTATGGAGAAACTCCTTTTGCAGGTTCCTCTACAGCAATTAGTAGAGACCCTTTGATGGAGTGGCATTCTTTTGCAAATGTTCCAGAACCTGGTAGAGATGGGTTTCGGTTAACGATCTCCAGGGCGGGAGACTGGACAGGTGATCTTATTGATGATATGCCAAAATACTTATGGGTTAAAGGAATCACTACCGCAGGAGTAGGAAATGTTGATAAGCTATTTAAAAAAGTCATTTGGGTAGCGACAGGTAGTGGTATTGGGCCATGTTTACCTCATCTTTTTTCTCAAGAAACTCCCGCTCGTTTGATATGGGCAACCCGAAATCCAAGAAAAACGTATGGTGATGAATTGGTAGAAGAAATTCTCGAGTCACAACCAGAAGCTATCATATGGGATACAGATGCGCATGGAAAACCCGATATGGTGAAACTTGCATACAAAGCATATAAAGATTTTGATGCAGAAGCAGTAATATGTATTTCTAATAAAAAACTCACCTGGAAAGTAGTCTACGGAATGGAAAGTAGGGGGATACCGGCATACGGGGCAATTTGGGACTCTTAAACTTAAATACATACTAACACAAACTCAACTTTTTTATACAACAACATATAGCGGAAACTAACAATTTTAATAAAGACGTCTTTAAAAAAATGGACAGTCTATAGGAGATGCTATGTAAAAATTAAAACTATGAATATAAAAATCGAACAAAGAAAACGGGTAGTGATTATAACCTTAAATCGCCCAAAAGCATTAAATGCACTAAATAGTGCATTGATGCTGGAAATGGTTTCTGTTATGCAGAAATTAGATAAAGACCCAAGTGTTGGGTGTTTTGTAATCACAGGATCTAAAAAAGCGTTTGCTGCAGGAGCAGATATAAAAGAAATGGAACATAAATCCTATATGGATATGTTTCATGAAAATTATTTTGCTGCCTGGGAAGCTTTTACAGCAATCAGAACTCCTAAAATTGCAGCCGTATCTGGGTATGCTTTAGGTGGGGGATGTGAATTAGCTATGATGTGTGACATCATTTATGCATCTAATACAGCAAAATTTGGTCAACCAGAAATAAAACTGGGAGTGATTCCAGGAATTGGTGGGACCCAACGCTTAACAAAAATGGTAGGAAAAACAAAAGCTATGGATTTGATTCTTACCGGACGTTTAATGAACGCAGAAGAAGCAGAACGATCAGGTCTAGTATCTCGAATACTGCCATCAGAAACCTTATTAGAAGAATCTATAGAAGCTGCAACAACTATTGCTTCGTATAGTAAAACAACGGCTATGGTTGCCAGAGAAACGATAGACAGAGCTATGGAGTTGAGTCTTCGCGAAGGAGTACTCTATGAAAGAAGAGCATTTCATGCACTGTTCGCTACAGAACATCAAAAAGAAGGTATGCAGGCTTTTGTAGAAAAAAGAAACCCAGACTTTTCTATACCCAATCAAAAACAAATCATTCAAGCTCACTAATTATTAAACACATATTAAAGAAACTAAATCATGAAAAAAATCATCATATTATTAATAGCAATAAGTTTTCAGTATTCAACGATACAAGGACAAGAAGAGAAAAAGAAAAAAGCAACATTAGCGGTAAAAGTTATCCAAAACAGTGTTGCAGGGTTTTCGACCTTATTTTTAGGAGGTTTTGAAACGAATAAAAAATTTGATATTACTTTTTATAGTATGTTCTGGACAAATCCTTCCTTTGGAACTCCAGAATCTGGTAGTGATCAATTATTAGAAACAGGTATTGGATTAGGGTTTAAACTAATGGATGGAAAATTATTTCTTAATCCAGGAGTTGGATTTGCCCATGGTAAATTCTTTTCAGATGTTGCTGGTACAAAGATAGGAGAGGCTGTAATTCCTAATACTTTTGTGGCGTATCATAACTCCATTTTTGATATAGAAGCATATTTAGCTTATTATAAATCATTAAGAGATAGAGAAGATATCTCTACCAAAGATCTACTTCTTTTTTGGGCAGCACCCGGAATTAATGTTAGCGATCGTTTAGTGTTAGGTGGTTTTTTTGAAGAATTAGCCTTTATGAACCTAGAAAATGACGATGTTAATAAGAATATACAGGTATATCGTTATTTGGGAGGTTCTGTAAAATTAAAACTTGATAACGGTATGGCATTTAGATTTTCTGCAGGAGCTAACCTAGTTACAGATGTAGGTGCATCAGACGAATTTTATAAAGTATCTGCTTTTATACCATTTTAAGAATGATTAAGCAATTTATTAACCAAATATTATATCAAGAACCCGTTTTCACTGTTATGGTTTTTATAGTAAACCTGTAGGTGAAATGATGAATAAGGCTATCAAATAGATAGCCTTATTCTATTTTGTGATCATCGTATTTATTTACCCATGTACTGTCTCCTTGGTACCTAAGTTCTTCATAATCTCTGCTTCATAAGTCAGTAAATCCTGCCATTTTTTATCAACTTCTTCCCGATCTCCGTATTGACGAGCGAAATTTAAAAACATGGTATAGTGATTGGCCTCACTTACCATAAGACTTCTGTAAAAATCAGCAAGCTCTTTGTCTTCTAATTCTTCAGACAGTAGTTTAAAACGTTCGCAACTTCTGGCTTCAATTAAAGCTGCATATAATAGACGGTGTACAAGTTGTGTTGTTCTACTTCCTCCTTTTGGGAAAAAAATTATCAATTGAATCACATAATCATCTTTTCGATCCCTACCTAGAATCCAACCTCGTTCAATAATTTTATCATGAACCATTTTAAAATGACTCATTTCTTCTTTTACCAGTTTTACCATCTCTTGCACTAATTCTGTATATTCAGGAAAGCTCACAATAAGCGATATTGCTGTAGAAGTAGCTTTTTGCTCGCAGTACGCATGATCTGTAAGAATCTCTTCAATATTTTTTTCTACAATATTTACCCATCTTGGGTCTGTGGGAAGTTTTAGGCCTAACATGATTCTGATAATTTTTTATAATAATTACAAATTTATGAAGTAACTCATTATAGAACTAAGATTCGAAAGAAAATATTATTTTTTCCATTTTTACTTGTTTGAAGCAACCTTATAGATTTTTATTCATCTTATTAAAAAATACATATTATGAATAAAAGTAGCCTGATTGGTCTAATTGTAGTATTCGGATTCTTAGCCTGTAGTAGTGATGACGATAACAATAATATAAGTAGTTGTGATCAATTAACCGTAATTAGTTCAAAACAATATGTTGATGAACCAAATCATAACTTGACAATAAACAGCTTGAAAATAAATGAAAATTGTTTGAAAATCAGTTTTAGTTCTAGTGGATGCAGTGGAGATAGCTGGGAAGTTAAACTTATTGATTCTGAAGAAATTTTGGAATCAAACCCACCAAAAAGGAATCTGAGGTTGTCTCTAAAAAATGAGGAGTTATGCGATGCATATATTACAAAAGAAATATCGTTTGATATTCTTGGACTAAAAGTAGATGGTAATAGAGTATCACTCAATATAAAGAACTCAGACGATCAAATACTTTATGAATATTAAAAAAGTCAAATAATTTTAAAGACAAGATAAAATTAAATATCTAAATCAAAAGAAGAGCGTAACTTATCAATAAGAGGATTTTTTTCTTTTAATTTTTCATACTTATCCTGGGGAGTGAAAGCATACTTTTTAGAAGCTTCTTCATTTACATTGATTTTCAGTTCAATACTGTAATTTTTTAACTTTTTGAATAAAAACTGCAATAATCCGGATTGAGCAGTTTCCATATCAACTTTCATCGATTGGTTAGGTAATTCTAATAATACAGAACCTTCGTTAAGGGTAGGGATATTCATAGCAAACATAGATCCAATAATACGCTCTCCTTTTTTGTCTTGTATTTTCCCATATTCTACCCAGGCTTCTTGCATCTGTGATTCTGTAAACTCTTCTTTTGGTAAATTTCTAGGATCAATTACTACTTCTTCTTTATTTTCTTCATGTTCTTTCTTCTTCTTAATACTACTTAGTGATAATCCAGAAGTTCTGCGTTCTTTATTTAGTGAAATTGGTTTTTTCTCTACTACCACAGGAGCTTCAGTGGTAATTGTATCCTCAGAATTATCTTCTTGAATATGAGATTCTGTATGCTCATCCTGTGTAATCTCAGGAATTGAAGTAGTTGAAGATTCTAGTTTTTCCTCAGCTAGCGGAAGTGTATTGTTTTGTTTTTCGGTTTCAGTTTTTTCTAAAGCCTTTTCTTTTACTTCAGATGAAATTTTAACAGGCTTAATTCCTTTTTCTTTAAAATATGAAGGTGGAATTATGTAGGGTTTGTCATTTTTTTTTTCTCCATCCATAAGGATAGAGGCAAGCTGCATTAGACATAACTCAACCAGCAATCTTTGATTGCGACTGGTCTTGTATTTTAGATCACAATCGTTAGCTAGTTCAATACCTTTAATAAGAAAGTTGTGCAGAGCTTTTTGCGATTGTTCTAAATATTTAGCTTTTGTTTGCTGACCTACCTCCAGAAGATTGATAGTAGCTTGATTTTTACATACCAATAAATCTCTAAAGTGCGATGCAAGACCAGATATAAAATGATGTCCATCAAAACCCTGGGCAAGAATTTCGTTAAATTCTATTAGAAGCTGTGGGATATTATTCTCAAGTATTAGATCGGTAGTTTTAAAATAAGTTTCATAATCTAATACATTCAGATTTTCGGTTACTGCCTGTCTGGTTAAATTTTTCCCGCTAAAACTAACAACTCTATCAAAGATTGATAAAGCATCTCGCATTGCACCATCTGCTTTTTGAGCGATAATTTGCAAAGCATCTTCATCTGCAGTAATCCCTTCTTTTGCAGCTACTTGTATTAAGTGGTTTTTAGCATCAGTTACTGTAATGCGTTTAAAATCAAATATTTGACATCGTGATAAAATGGTTGGTATAATCTTATGCTTTTCTGTTGTTGCCAGAATAAAAATAGCATGTTTAGGAGGCTCTTCTAATGTCTTTAAAAAAGCATTAAAAGCTGCTTGAGAAAGCATATGAACCTCATCAATAATATATACTTTATATTTTCCTACTTGTGGAGGAATCCGTACCTGATCGATAAGACTTCTAATATCATCTACAGAGTTGTTTGAAGCAGCATCGAGTTCAAAAATATTAAAAGCAAAATCTTCATCTGGATGCTCATTTCCATCCTGATTAATTGTTTTTGCCAGAATCCTGGCACATGAAGTTTTTCCTACTCCTCTTGGTCCGGTAAATAATAATGCTTGTGCAAGATGATTGTTTTCTATAGCGTTAAGCAATGTATTTGTAATTGCCTGTTGCCCTACAACATCTTTAAATGTCTGGGGTCTGTATTTACGTGCTGATACTATAAAATGCTCCATCGTTACAAAGTTAAAAATTGCTTACAAAAAATAAATTATAGCTATCGGTTTTTATCTTTAGTTATTAACAGCTAAAAAATAATTCTGAATTCTCAATTCTAAGTTCAGAATTATAATACTTTTGCACAAAGCAGATCACCTTATCGCTCCCGATTATTCGGGGGAGGAAAGTCCGGACACCATAGCACAGTATAGCGGGTAACGCCCGTCCGTCGTAAGGCGAGGACAAGTGCAGCAGAAAGTATGTACAGGTAATGCTGTAGTGAAACCAGGTAAACTCTATACGGTGCAACGCCATGTAAACCAGCTTTTGAGGGTTGTGCGCCCAATGTTGGAGGGTAGGCGGTTTGAACTGATAAGCAATTATTAGTCTAGATAAATGATAAGGATCCCGATGTATCGGGAAACAGAATCCGGCTTATGATCTGCTTTTTTTTACAACTCTTTTAACAATATCCAATATCAATTTTCTTGTACCTTGTACCACAAGAAAAATTATTTGAATGAAAATTGCTATAGTCTGTTATCCTACCTTTGGAGGTAGTGGGGTAGTGGCCACAGAATTAGGAATTGCTTTGGCAAAACTAAACCACGAAGTACATTTTATTACCTACAAACAACCTGTTAGGCTCAATCTGTTGAATCCGAATATTCATTTTCATGAAGTAAATGTACCTACATATCCTCTTTTTCATTATCAACCATACGAATTAGCATTGTCTAGTAAATTAGTTGATACGATTAAAAAGTATAAAATAGACGTACTTCATGTTCATTATGCTATTCCGCATGCGTATGCTGGATATATGGCAAAAAAAATGCTTGAAGAAGAAGGGATTTATATACCTATGGTGACTACATTGCATGGTACAGATATTACCTTAGTAGGAAATCATCCTTTTTATAAACCAGCAGTAACATTTAGTATTAATAAAAGTGATATTGTTACTTCTGTTTCTCAAAGTCTTAAAGATGACACATTACGTTTATTTGATATCAAAAAGGATATTGAGGTAGTTCCTAATTTTATTGATGCAAGTCAAAGAAAAACCAGTTTTACAGATTGCCAACGTGAACTTATGGCGACTCCAGAAGAACGTATTGTTACTCATATTAGTAATTTTAGAGCAGTAAAACGTATTGCTGATGTTGTAGATATATTTTATAATATTCAGAAAAAGATGCCTGCAAAATTATTGATGGTTGGAGAGGGGCCAGAACGTAAACCGGCAGAACAAAGATGTAAGGAGCTTGGTATAAAGGATAAAGTAGTTTTCTTTGGTAATAGTAATGAAATAGATAAGATATTGTGTTTTTCTGATTTGTTTTTACTTCCGTCAGAACGAGAAAGCTTTGGGTTGGCAGCATTAGAAGCTATGGTAAATAAGGTGCCTGTAATATCTAGTAATGCAGGAGGGATCCCTGAAGTTAATAGTCATGGAGTTTCTGGTTATATGAGTGATGTAGGAGATGTAAAAGATATGTCAGAAAATTCAATTAGAATTCTGGAAGATGATAGGAGATTAGAAGTCTTTAAAGAAAATGCATATAAAGAAGCAATGAAGTTTGATATCAGTAATATTATCCCTCTTTATATAAAAATGTATGAGAGTGCTTTGGCAGCAGTATAACATCATTTATTTATAAAACTAAAAACCCGTTGTCATATTCATGATAACGGGTTTTTAGTAAGTATCGTTTTATTTGATGATAGTGTACTTAAAAAGTATATCTGGCAGAAATACCAACATTTACTCCTGTATTATCTACATCTCTAAACCCGTTTGATCGATCTATGTCATGGATGTCAAATGTTGGGCGAATACTAAACGCTACTTGAAGTGGAAAATCAAAACGATAATCAACTCCAAAATCAGCTCCTATGTATGGAAAAAATTCAGCATCTCTATCTACGTCACCAATAACAACACCAAGGTATCGGGTTTTAAAATCTATGTACCCAGCACCAACACCTGGACCAGCAAACCAATTTAGTTTATCCCAGATATTATATGTCCAATGGAAAAATACTCCACCACGATAAGTAGAGATAAAAGAATTTGTTTTAAAACCTAAATTGGCATCAATTCTGTTATGTTCACTTATTATTTGTCGTTGATATGTAATTTCGGGACCAAATCCCTCATCACCAACAACTCCATCTGATAATCGAATCCCTATAGCATTTTCAGGAATATCTTGTGCTTGTAGTTGTGAAACCGAAATAATGATTGATAGTACAAAAAAAAGTTTTTTCATGATTTTAATTTTTTAAAGTTTTAATTGATTATTATAATAGAAATGAAATAAATGGTTAGAGTTTTCGAAGGTTTTGTTTATAAAACCTGTGAGTTCAGAATTTTAATCAAATTTATATCTGGCACTTACCCCAAAATTAAATATGATATCATCATTAGTATAGCTATCGAAGTATATCTCTGGTCTGAAGTCCAGTGAAACCACTAATGGAAAATCAAAATTATATTCGATACCGATATCCCCTGTTACAAAACCAAAGGTAGTTAAATCATCATTACGTGTGGCATTGGTATCAAAATCTACTAATCCGCCTCCAATTCCTGGTCCAACATACCAGTTTAGACCTTCGTTTATATTAAAAACCCATTGGTATGTTCCGGTTAGCTTTATAGCATTATAGTTTCTTTTTCCTTGAACCCCAAGTCCTATTTCCATTCTTGTTTTAGAGCTTAAAGCATTTTGATATGAGGCTTCTGCCCAAAAACCATCTCCTTCACTTATACGTAAACCAATAGTATGTTCAGAAATTTCCTGAGATTGTATATTATAAGTACAAAGAAATAAAAAAGGAATTATAAATAATATATACTTCGTCATAATCGTAAATAGTGATTTCCTATTCTCGACTATAACGTCATAAATCTTCTATTCTGTAAACAGAAATCCTAAATCTTTGTTAAGATTAAACTAGTTGCTTTGTAGCTGCATGTCTGTACTCTCAAAAATCTTATCTGCAGAATCAGCTATAAATCCATTAAAAATAGCATCTTGATCATTTTTATGGCGATAAGAAAACTCATAATAACATGATGTGATTTGTTTAACATTTTCTTCAAATTCGACCTCGACCACATCGGCCAAAATACTTGATTGCTCTAATAACTGGGATGGAGAACCTTTTATTTCACCTCCAGAAGTATTCATTTTAAAACCATTCTTTTTGAGAAATTCATTTACCTGAGATAGATCTTTAAATGTTTGAAGTTTGTTGACATCTACTGTGAAATGATTAGAACAAAATCCATTGACATATACCCAGGCTGCATATTCTGATGCTACGAGAAGTTTTTTGTAAATTTCGTAGGATGGTTTATCCCAAACTCTACCTTTTAGAATGAGGTTTTCCTCCTGAAATTTTTTCTGATCTGTTTCATTTAAAATATTCTGAATATCTCTATTTAGTTCCAGAGAAAACTCTTCCAGAATCAATTCACTAATGAAGATTTTTGGTGCGTTAACATTACTCTTATGTTCAAAATGTTTTGCATACAATTTTTTAGCTTTAAAATAGTATTCTTCTTTAAATTCATAGCCCATTGCAATAAATGGTCTTGCTAGAACATCTATACTTACTCTTGGATCATTAAAAGTGCGTATAGCAATATGATCATTAAAAACAGTATTGCCTTCTGTTTCAAATAAAGATCTAATTTTTTGTGCAGAAGGGGTTTTTATAGTGTATTGTTTCCAAAGCTCTTCAAAAAATTGGGTCAAATCCATTTTAATTATATTTTTATTTAAGGCAAAATTATTATTTTTGACTATTATTGTATGTATATATATTATTTTTAGTTCCAATTGTATAAATTTTGTGTCAAATTAATGATAATGTTTTGTTTTTGTTATCAATTTTGACTGCAAGTGTTTTAAATTTTTTAGGAGTATGAATCATTTTGATTATATAGATCAGCAGATATTATTACAGATACGTGAAGATGCTAGGAAACCTTTTTCTCAAATAGCAGAAAATTTAAAAATTTCTAATTCTTTAGTACATCAAAGAATTAAAAAACTTAAGCAGCGTGGTGTGATAAAGAAAGCTGAGTTTGTTGTAGATGAAAAACAGATAGGTTTTAAAACAAAATCTTATGTTGGTATTCGTTTGCGAGAGGCTAGATACGCAAAAGAAGTAGTTGATGGTTTAAAAAAAATTCCAGAAATATTAGAATGTAGCTATGTTTCTGGGCATTATGCTATTTTCATTCTTATTTTTGCATTTGACAACCATCATTTACGTAAGATTCTTTATGAACAGGTACATCAAATTGATGGAGTAGCAGGAACGGATAGTTTTATTTGTTTTGATACTAATTTCAAAAGGCAGGTTTCTTTAAATTCTTTAGGAAAGAATATTTCATACGATGGATAAAAGTATATTGACATCTTTACAAAACCAACTAGAAGGTCAACTAGAATTTGATACTTTGTTTACTGCTTTATACGCTACAGACGCTTCGGTATACCGTAGAATCCCATTGGCAGTAGCATTTCCAAAGTCAATACAAGACGTAAAAAAAATAGTTGCTTTTGCATCCCAGTACAATGTTGGTATTATTCCCAGAACCGCAGGGACTTCACTTGCAGGGCAATGTGTAGGAGATGGTATTGTGGTAGATGTTTCTAAATATTTTACTAAAATAATTGCAATAGATAAAACAAAAAAAACGGTGACCGTTCAACCAGGAGTAATACGGGATGATCTTAATCGTTTTTTGAAACCATATGGATTATTTTTTGGCCCCAACACATCAACATCTAATCGTTGTATGATAGGAGGAATGGTAGGGAATAATAGTAGTGGTACTACATCTATCCAATATGGGGTTACAAGAGATAAAGTCTTAGAATTGCAAACCATATTGTCTGATGGTAGTGAAGTTACCTTTTCTGAAATATCATCAAATGATTTTGAGGTAAAACGAAATTTGGATACTCTAGAAGGAGAAATCTACAAGAAAATCTATACCGAACTTTCTTCTAAAGAGGTTCAACAACAAATTGCTACTCATTTTCCTAAACCCGAAATCCATCGCCGCAGCACAGGTTACGCTATTGATGAACTAATCGATTCTGAGGTGTTTTTTGAAACGAAAACACATTTTAATATGTGTAAGCTTCTTACGGGAAGTGAAGGTACATTAGCTTTTACAACACAAATTACATTGCAGTTAGATGAGCTCCCGCCAGAAGAAGCGTTAATGATTGCAGCGCATTTTAGAACTATTGATGATTGTATGAGAGCTGTAAAGCCTGTAATGCAACATTCGCTATTTACTTGCGAAATGATGGATAAAACCATTTTGGATTGCACGAAAAACAATATCGAACAATTGAAGAATCGTTTTTTTATTGTTGATGATCCTGAAGCAATTCTCATGCTGGAACTTAGAGCAGATGATGCTGATCATTTAGAACAACAAAAAGACAACCTGTTAAAAACTCTGGATGATTCAAAGCTAAGTTATGCTAATCCAATTTTACACAGGAAAGAAATAGATAAAGCTTTAGAGCTAAGAAAAGCAGGATTGGGATTATTAGGTAATATTGTTGGCGATAAGAAAGCCGTTGCCTGTATCGAGGATACAGCGGTTGCTATCCCTGATTTAGCGGAGTATATATCAGAATTTGCTGATTTAATGAAGTCTTATGATCAACAAGCTGTGTATTATGCACATGCAGGAGCAGGAGAAATTCATCTTCGACCTATTCTGGATCTGAAAAAAAGTAATGATGTAATTCTATTTAAAAAAATAACAGATGATGTAGCATCTTTGGTAAAGAAATATCAAGGTTCTATGAGTGGTGAACATGGTGATGGTATTGTGAGAGCAGGGTATATACCTTTTATGATTGGGGAAGATAATTATAAGATTTTAGAACGCATTAAAAACACATTTGATCCTAAATCTATTTTTAACCCGGGCAAGATTATAGATGCCTATCCTATGGATCAAAAACTACGATATGAAATAGATAGAAAAGAACCAGAGATAGATACTATTTTTGATTTTACCGACTCGATGGGAATCCTAAGAGCTACAGAAAAATGTAATGGTAGTGGTGATTGTCGTAAGTCTGTAGAAGAAGGAGGTAC
Proteins encoded:
- a CDS encoding FAD-binding and (Fe-S)-binding domain-containing protein, with the protein product MDKSILTSLQNQLEGQLEFDTLFTALYATDASVYRRIPLAVAFPKSIQDVKKIVAFASQYNVGIIPRTAGTSLAGQCVGDGIVVDVSKYFTKIIAIDKTKKTVTVQPGVIRDDLNRFLKPYGLFFGPNTSTSNRCMIGGMVGNNSSGTTSIQYGVTRDKVLELQTILSDGSEVTFSEISSNDFEVKRNLDTLEGEIYKKIYTELSSKEVQQQIATHFPKPEIHRRSTGYAIDELIDSEVFFETKTHFNMCKLLTGSEGTLAFTTQITLQLDELPPEEALMIAAHFRTIDDCMRAVKPVMQHSLFTCEMMDKTILDCTKNNIEQLKNRFFIVDDPEAILMLELRADDADHLEQQKDNLLKTLDDSKLSYANPILHRKEIDKALELRKAGLGLLGNIVGDKKAVACIEDTAVAIPDLAEYISEFADLMKSYDQQAVYYAHAGAGEIHLRPILDLKKSNDVILFKKITDDVASLVKKYQGSMSGEHGDGIVRAGYIPFMIGEDNYKILERIKNTFDPKSIFNPGKIIDAYPMDQKLRYEIDRKEPEIDTIFDFTDSMGILRATEKCNGSGDCRKSVEEGGTMCPSYRATKNEKDTTRGRANTLREFLTNSEKVNKFDNRELKEVFDLCLSCKGCSSECPSNVDVATLKAEFEYQYQKENGVSLRTKLFANSNRLNDMGRIAPGLTNFFFTNALTSGILKSTLGIAKKRNLPLLSKQSLRGWCNQNIKKIQPERSIKTVYFFIDEFTNHLDAEIGIDAIELLVKLKYEVKIVDHKESGRTFISKGLLKQAKTLANLNVETFSNYITEETPLIGLEPSAILTFRDEYLRLTDDKEKAKSVAAHTFLIDEFLHSEIEKGNITADLFTTDTKIIKIHGHCHQKALSGIHNTFSILNLPKNFNVTIIPSGCCGMAGSFGYEKEHYDISMQIGEQTLFPSVRKTPENTIIVAVGTSCRHQIKDGTQREALHPISILKKALL